GGGGTGGACCTGTCCGGCGTGGCCACCGTCGAGGAGACGACCGGCCTGGCGGTGATCACCGTCTCCGATGGCGGCGAGAACACCATCGTCGTCGTCCCCGGCGCCAACGCCACCGTCACCGCGGAATTCGTGGAGGAGCGCGCTCCGCTCATCCGCTCCGCCCGGGCGGTCCTGCTGCAGGGTGAGATCCCCGCCGAGGGCTTCGCCGCGGCCGCCCGCCTGAGCACCGGCCGCATGGTGGTCAACCTGGCGCCGGTGATCGAGGTCGACCGGCAGGCGCTGCTCGCCGCCGACCCGATCATGGCCAACGAGCACGAGGCCGGCCTGATCCTCGAGCAGCTCGGCGCGGGCATCAGCTCAGACGTCCCCGAGGAGCTCGTCTCCGCGCTTCTCGACGCCGGCTTCCCCTCCGTCGTCCTCACCCTCGGCGCCCATGGCGCGCTGGTCGGTGACGCCACCGGGCTCACGAGGATCCCGACACCACGCATCTCGGCCGTGGACACCGTCGGATCGGGTGACGCCTTCGCCGGCGCCTTCGTGGCACGCCTCGTCGCCGGGGACGACCTGGTCACCGCTTCCCGCCACGCCGCCCGGGTGGGCGCTTTCGCGGCCACCGGCCACGGCGCCCAGACGTCCTACCCGGGCCCAGACGACCAGCTGCCGGAAGTGTGACGGCCACTCGAATCCCAGGGCTCGGCCGAAAGCACAAGTGCCCCGCGCCATCCCGGCGCGGGGCACTCCTTGTGTCAGGGCTGGAAGTTCCAGCTCTTATCCTCCGAAAACCTGGGTGAGAATACCCGGGTAGAGGATGCGTTCCTCGGAGACCTCGAAGATCCCCAGTTCGTGTGACAATCGGTCGAACTCGGTGACCTCAGCCGTTGACAGGGCCACATGCTCACGGTTCTCCGGCAGCTTCATGCTTCTCACCGTACCTCACGGTCGACTCGATACCAGTGGCCCAACCTTAGCCCACCGGAGCTGAAACTAGGAGACGGGCATCTTCTCCGGCTCCGGCTCAGAGCCTGCCTTGACGGGCGCCTTCTCCTCCGGCAGGGGGAACCTGCGGGCGACGGAGGCGTAGACCGCGCCGGTGATGTTGTGCAGGACCGCGGCGACGGCGCCCGGGAGTGCGGCCTCCGGGCTGAAGAACTTCGCGGACATGCCGGAGGCCAGACCGGCGGACTGGGTGCCCACCTCAACCGCCATGGTGCGGTTGGCGGATTCGGGCATCCGGAACAACCTGCCGGTGAAGTAGCCGAGGGCGTACCCGAACACGTTGTGCAGGAGCACCGCGACGAAGACGATCAGGCCGACGGAGACGAGCCGCTCGGCGTTGTTGGCCACGGCCGGGAAGACGACGCCGCCGATGCCGAGGATGGAGATCCACGGCAGAACGGGAGTGATCAGGGCGATCCACTTGTCCGCGAAGTAGCGGATCGCCAGACCGCCGATGACCGGCAGCAGAACGGTCTGGACGAGGGTCAGTGCCATGCCGGCGCCGTCGACGTCGGTACGGGTGTTGGCGAGCGTCAGCATGAGCATCGGGGTGACGATCGGCGAGAGCAGGGTCGACACCGAGGTCATCGCCACGGACAGCGCGACGTCCCCCTTGGCCAGGTAGGTGATGACGTTGGAGGAGGTGCCGCCCGGGACGGAGCCGAGCATGAGCAGGCCGACGGCCAGCGCCTCGTTGAGGCCGAGCAGCCGCGCCACGAGGATGGCGCCGACCGGCATGACGACGAACTGCGCCACCACGCCCAGCAGGATCGGCCACGGGCGTCGGGCGATCTCCTGGAAGTCCGGCAGAGTCAGGGTCAGTCCCATGGCGAACATGATGATCATCAGGAAGTACGTGATGTAGTTCGAGAGCGGCTGGAACGGTGCCGGGAAGAAGAAGGCGAGGGCGGTGCCGACGAGAATGAAGAGAGGGAACGCGGTGACCGCAATCGCGGCGGAGCGGTCCTCCTTCGATCGGGAGGGGGTGGTCATGACGACTCCTTGAGTGAGACTGCTTTATTCACATGGGAGGGGCGTACAGGGGTGGGCACGGCCCGGTGCTTGGCCGGTAGGCTCCCCGGCAGCTTAGATCACACCTTGAGCGGGGAGATCACTCAGGTCTCATGTGCGCACCATGCCGTGGAGTCGTCGGAAGATGTCTGCGCCGTCGACCCGCAACCCGTCGTGCTGATGATCCGCCGTCTGCCACACGCGCATGTCGCGGAAGACGTCGGCCGTGGCCAGCGAGAGCTCACGGGGCACGAAGATGTCGTCCCGGTAGACCGCCGCCGCGCACACCGCCGGCGAACTGCTTATCGACGCCGCGTCGTACAACCCCTCCCACTCCCTCGCCGCGAGTGTCTCCGCGCTCGGCTGGAAGGCGTGCAGCGCCGGGTCCTCCTCGAACTGCCAGGGGTAGACGTGTTCGCCGGTGAGGTAGAAGCGTGTGTCGTGGACCGGGTCCAGGTTCTCCTCGAATCCCGCGGATTCCTCACGGACGCAGTGGGCCGACCAGGCGGTGGGCCCGGGGCCGACGCCGCCGTAGATCGTCTCGTGGATGGCGGTGTAGAGGGGGGCTGCCTCGGAGGACAGGCGGGAGGAGAGCTCCGCGAGGGTGTCACCCCGCAGGCGCTTTTCGCCGCGGACGTGGTGGAAGGGGGCGTCGAGAAGCGCGGCGAGGGTCTCGAAGCCCGCGGCCCGGCCCAGCTCGACGCCGATGGTGCGGAAGCGCCGTGAGCTCAGGTGCTCCCCCGTGGGGAGACGCTCGTCGGCGTTGTTGAGGTGGTGGCAGATCTCGCGGATGCGGGACTCGGCGAAGGGCACGAGGTCATAGAAGGCACGGTGCCGCTCCCCCAGCTTCCGGTAGGTGGCGCGGTACGTCTCGTCTGCGTGGTTGTCGATGCCGGGCAGACCGCCCGTGAAGTACGCGTACCGGATCGATTCGGGGTGGCGCGACAGGTACGTGGTGGCGCAGAAGCCGCCGAAGGACTGGCCCAGCACGTCCCAGCGTCCGATGCCCAGGGCCCGACGCAGATCCTCGGCGTCGGCCACGATGTGGTCGGCGCGCAGCAGGGCGAGATGGGCGGCGTCGAGAAGCTCCGGATCGGCGAAGCGGTCGAGCCGGGTGGAACGGCCGGTGCCGCGCTGATCGAGGAGGAACACGCGGTGATCGGTGAGCGCCTCCGCGAGCCACCCGTCGAGGGTGGTGGGGCGCGGGGCGGCGTATCCGGGGCCGCCCTGGAGGAAGAGCAGCGGCGGGAGCGCATCGTCCGGGGAGAGCTCGCGGACGAACACCTCGAGGCTCTCCCCCGGGTTCGCCCGGTCCCAGGGCACGGTGAGGGTGTGGTCCCGGACGGTGACGCCGTGGATGGTGCGCGAGGTGGTGGCCAACATTCCGACCACTCTAGTGGTTAACCTGGGAAGGCATGGACAACCTGTTGACCGCCGGACGCATGCGCATGAGCCCCTCCGGAGCCCACCTGATCAGCACAGACACCGACCACGGCGAGTTGCTGTACCTCTCCTCCACCACCGGCTCCGGCGAAGGAACCGCCATCCGCGGCGGCGTCCCCGTCATCGCGCCCTGGTTCGCCGACCTCCTCGGCCTCTCCCCCCGGCACGGCTGGGCACGCACCTCCACGTGGCAGGTCACCGCCGAGGGGAGCAGCTTCCGGGCCGAGGTGGCCCACGGGGGCATCCGCCTCCGGCTCCATGTCCGCGAGCTCGACCACGGCGTCCGGCTCGAATTGACCTGCCACAACGAGTCGCAGGAGGAGCGGAGGATCCAGCTGGCCTTCCACCCCTACTTCCGGGTCAGCCACGTGGCCTCGGTCGCGGTGTCCGGCCTGGAGGGAGTCTCGGCTCTGGACCGTGTCACCGGTGAGCGGAGCACCCGGTCCGGGGAGGTGACCGTGTCCGGCGAGTTCGACCGGATCTTCCTGTCCTCGCGGGAGGTCTCGATCCGCGACGTGGACCGGGTGATCACCGTGGCGGCCGAAGGCGCCGACTCCACCATCGTGTGGAACCCGGGCGACAAAGCCGCCGCCGACATGAGTGATGTCGGCGACGGCGAGTGGTCGGATTTCCTGTGCGTGGAGCCCGCGCTGCTCGGTCCGGATCTCTCCGGAGTGCACCTGGGGCCCGCCGAGGAGCGGCGCCTGGTCATGACCGTGACCGTGCGCGCGGCCCGCGGCGAAGCG
This sequence is a window from Corynebacterium comes. Protein-coding genes within it:
- a CDS encoding ribokinase; this translates as MSDAQPHPDTPTPVDIVVVGSINADLTVRVARHPSPGETLLGSGGVITPGGKGANQAVAAALQGGSVAMVGAVGADAHADPATELLRSSGVDLSGVATVEETTGLAVITVSDGGENTIVVVPGANATVTAEFVEERAPLIRSARAVLLQGEIPAEGFAAAARLSTGRMVVNLAPVIEVDRQALLAADPIMANEHEAGLILEQLGAGISSDVPEELVSALLDAGFPSVVLTLGAHGALVGDATGLTRIPTPRISAVDTVGSGDAFAGAFVARLVAGDDLVTASRHAARVGAFAATGHGAQTSYPGPDDQLPEV
- a CDS encoding bile acid:sodium symporter family protein, which codes for MTTPSRSKEDRSAAIAVTAFPLFILVGTALAFFFPAPFQPLSNYITYFLMIIMFAMGLTLTLPDFQEIARRPWPILLGVVAQFVVMPVGAILVARLLGLNEALAVGLLMLGSVPGGTSSNVITYLAKGDVALSVAMTSVSTLLSPIVTPMLMLTLANTRTDVDGAGMALTLVQTVLLPVIGGLAIRYFADKWIALITPVLPWISILGIGGVVFPAVANNAERLVSVGLIVFVAVLLHNVFGYALGYFTGRLFRMPESANRTMAVEVGTQSAGLASGMSAKFFSPEAALPGAVAAVLHNITGAVYASVARRFPLPEEKAPVKAGSEPEPEKMPVS
- a CDS encoding aldose epimerase family protein; translation: MDNLLTAGRMRMSPSGAHLISTDTDHGELLYLSSTTGSGEGTAIRGGVPVIAPWFADLLGLSPRHGWARTSTWQVTAEGSSFRAEVAHGGIRLRLHVRELDHGVRLELTCHNESQEERRIQLAFHPYFRVSHVASVAVSGLEGVSALDRVTGERSTRSGEVTVSGEFDRIFLSSREVSIRDVDRVITVAAEGADSTIVWNPGDKAAADMSDVGDGEWSDFLCVEPALLGPDLSGVHLGPAEERRLVMTVTVRAARGEAG
- a CDS encoding alpha/beta fold hydrolase encodes the protein MLATTSRTIHGVTVRDHTLTVPWDRANPGESLEVFVRELSPDDALPPLLFLQGGPGYAAPRPTTLDGWLAEALTDHRVFLLDQRGTGRSTRLDRFADPELLDAAHLALLRADHIVADAEDLRRALGIGRWDVLGQSFGGFCATTYLSRHPESIRYAYFTGGLPGIDNHADETYRATYRKLGERHRAFYDLVPFAESRIREICHHLNNADERLPTGEHLSSRRFRTIGVELGRAAGFETLAALLDAPFHHVRGEKRLRGDTLAELSSRLSSEAAPLYTAIHETIYGGVGPGPTAWSAHCVREESAGFEENLDPVHDTRFYLTGEHVYPWQFEEDPALHAFQPSAETLAAREWEGLYDAASISSSPAVCAAAVYRDDIFVPRELSLATADVFRDMRVWQTADHQHDGLRVDGADIFRRLHGMVRT